The genomic segment ATGCCAGAGGGGCGGATAAGATGGCACTGGCCAGGGAAGCTGCGATTCGAGCGACAACCATGATGAATGCACAAGACCACATCGGAGTGATCGCCTTTGATGATACGCCATGGGATGTCGTAGCTCCACAGTCCGTCACGAAGCTGGACGAAATCCAACAGCAGATCAGCAGAATCCAAGCGGATGGCGGGACCGATATTTTCCCTGCCTTACAGCTGGGCTACGAACGTGTAAAAGCGATGAACACGCAGCGTAAGCACGTGATCTTGCTCACCGATGGGCAGTCTGCGCTCAACGATGATTACGAGGGCCTGCTGCAGCAAATGACGGCTGAAAATATTACCGTTTCAACAGTGGCATTGGGTGATGATTCGGATAGGTCGCTGCTGGAGATGATTGCCGAGTTAGGAAAAGGCAGATATTACTTTGCAAACGATGCCGAATCCATCCCGAAAATCTTCAGTAAAGAAACAGCCTTAGCCAGCCGTACGTTTATTGTGGAGAAGCCTCAAGTACCAGGCTATACAGGGGTGGGAGCTTGGCCTGCGCTGAAGCAGACATTACCTCCGGTGCGTGCGTATATAGCAACGACACCGAAGCAAACAGCCGAATCATCGTTGATGAGTGCTGACGATGATCCGATTCTCACCCGTTGGCAGTACGGTCTGGGACGTTCTGTCGCCTGGACGAGTGATCTGGAAGGGAAGTGGTCACCGGACTGGGTGGCTTGGGGAGGAAACAGCCGTCTGTGGAACGAAATCGTGGCATGGACTTTCCCGCAAATTACAGAAGGCACTTGGAAGACGACTACGAGCGTGAACGGCGCAAAAGGCAATGTGAGGGTGACGATGCCAGCTGGTGGAAGCATGCCTCAAGAGATGGAGGCAGTTGTTCTCAATCAAGAGATGAAGCGCGAGGTCATCAAGCTTAAACCGGTTGCCCCAGGCGTCATGGAGGGTGAATTCGAGACGGCTGATCCGGGCACTTACATGATTCAGATCTCACAAAAAAATCAAGGCCGTGTCATGGCGAGCCAAACGACAGGCTTGACCGTTTCCTATTCACCGGAATACGGAATACATGCCGATGGAGAGAAAGAACTTCAAGAGTGGCTAAGTACTGGTGGAGGGAATCAGATCACCAAACCAGAAGAGGCTTTTGGTGGCACGCTTCCTGATAAATGGGACACACAGTCAATCAGTGAGTGGTTGCTGATGTTGGCGGCTTTGCTGCTGCCGATTGATATCGCCGTTCGCCGCCTGCAGTTGCCGGATCAATGGTGGGCAAGGCTATCTGGTCTATGGAGATTGCGCAGGTCCACATCTGCCGATTCTGAACAACAGGCAGTATTGTCTCGCCTCGGCGAGAAGCGCTCTGCGACAAGACGGATACGCGAAGAGCGGACAGATGACCAGAAAGTCGTATCTGCTCCCCTTATTCATCCGGTAGGGACGGCTGGAACTCGGGTGAAGCCAGCAACAGTCAAGAACGAGCAGGCAAAAGAGAAACAGGAGAAGCAAACCCAGCCTGACGAAACGCTAAACAGACTATTGGCGGCCAAGAACCGGAAAAAGTCTTAGTAACAGACAAAAACAGCAGCCTGGCGAAAATCGCTACGGACTGCTGTTTTCTTTTTTGGGCTACTCTTCATACACGAGCGGGATTGCTATACCAAAAGCAGTCTCACCTTTAGGCAGATTCCCTTCCATAGATGCACCAGGATTATTCGCGCGGAAAGCAACTTCATAGGTTTCACCTGGCGCTACCTGGAGAGTGTCCGTCCACCATGGACTTCCTGTAACCTTTTTGCCGTCCCGACTCAAGATGAGCATGTGATGACCGTGGAGATACATCGATTGATTCTGGAAGCTGCGGTTGACGAAGGTCAGCTTTATGAGATCGCCCTCTTCAATCATTAGTGGTGTCTCAGGAAGCAAGTCGCCATTTACGGTCGACAAGCGCTTGAATTGACCGTCATAAAACCCATACTGACCATCAATGAGTAGTTGATATTCCCGATCAAAATGGGAAGAGAGATCAAAAGGAAGGGCAATCGGACTGCCGTAACGTGCAGGGTCAAAGACAGAAACCTCTGCATCTAAGAAGGGCACAGCATCTTCAGACCCGTCTGGACTTAAGAGCAGCCCTTTGTCTTGCTGGTTTGCAGCTGGAGCAAATAGTACGGGACGATTAGGCATCGTAAACTGAATGTCGTATCGACCGCCTGCCCCCGGCTGCAAGGCTTGGTTGGCAATCAAATTCGGTTCGTTTACTTCGGTTCCGTCAATCGCTACTACTTGAAAAGGAGTTCCTTGCAGCAAATAAGTGACAGGAGCATTTTCAGCGTTTATAAAGCGAAGGCGAACCGTTGTGCCAGGAGCAATCGTTTCGATTTTTCGCGTATGTGAGCCGTTTAATGTCGCGCCTGCCTTTTCGTCCTTGTGATGAATCATGGCGATGTCGCGGATGGCTGCGCCTGTAGTCGTCACCTCGGCTGGCTCGATCACAAGGGCACCGAACAGCCCGTTCACTACTTGCTCAGGAATTTGCTGATGAGAATAATACCAATACGTTCCGGTTTGTTCTGCGCGAAAACGATAAACCGATTTTTCTCCTTTTGCAAGGCGATTATAGCTAGCGGGAGTCTGCATGCCATGCCAGTGGATGTCTATCCCTTCGGAAATATCCTTGTTCAGAAGGGTGATCTCGACGAGCTCCCCTTGCTTTATACGCAGCTCAGGTCCGGGATATTGGCCATTCAGGGTCCATGCTTCTACGGTTTTGCCTGATGCTTGATGGATGGTTGTTTTCTGTGCGTTCAGCGAAAACGTTCGATCAGGGTTTCCTTGTTTTAGTTCTGTTGGTGCATCGACACTTCTAAGTTTCCCTGTGGAGGGTATCGAATGGGCACTTGCCTTTACAGGGAAAGCGAAATCGGGGAGAGCGTGATCGTCTTGATTCTGACCTTCCAAAGGTGGTTGATCGGGAAGGCGACTCGCTATCATCGCTTGATTTCCCCAGATCGTCGCAATAAAAGCAGTCATCAGGAGAAACGCGGCAAAACGGATAAAGCGGAGCAGACGGCGTGGTTTTACCCAGTTTTCTGCAGTGGAGTGGTATTGATGCTTCCACGATTGCCGAATCCAGAGCAGGGACACTCCGGCTAATAATACGCCCCAAGCGAGAAACAAAATGGACGGTTCCAACGTAACAGCAGGAAAAAAGACTTGAAGGAAGAGGGCAATCAGACAGCCTAAGATGCTAGCTTGCAGCGGAACGAGCAATTCGGGGCAAGATGCGTCTCCTCGCCATTCTGCATCTAATGCGTCGTCCAGATCCGGCGATTTTGCTTTTGCTGGCCTAACATTTTTCTCTTGTAACAAAATTCGGGTATATTCCGTATCTACTTGTGACTGTCTTGAATCCTTGCTGCCTTTCCCGGCCAACTCCCACAGTCGTGGAAAAGTAGAGAGCAGGCAACAAAGCAATGGAACAAAAATAAAAGGTAAAAAGCCAAGCAGCTTATCCTTTATGTAAAGCCAACCAAAGGATTCGAACAAAACCCACGTCATTACCAAATGCCCCCCAAATACAAAAAGGGCCGACCATAAAAAACATAGAGTGATGCGAGCACTGCTTATGAAAGCCCGTTTCGTCGGACGGAAAACGAGCTGGTTTGCCATGATTGTCGGGAGCAGCATGACGATGAGAAGGACCAGAAACAATCCTTGATGAATCCCGGCAAGCACTTCAAAATCAGCCATGATCAGTTCCTCCTGTTTACCAGTTCGATACTAATGATATAGAGAAACGGCTGAGGACCAAACGTACCGAGGCAGTATTTTCACTCCGCCTTAAGTCGGAGAAGTGCACTTGATCTACATAAAGGATATACATTACCATTTTGGTATTCATTTTCGGTTTATCAGAATATTGGGAAGGGGACTTTTTTCATGTCCTTTGATTTTGTACAAACATAACAACGCGCTCGAGCTCCTCCTGCTTCGTCTGGTTTGGAAGTGAACAGACTGTATAAACGAGAGGAGAAGCAGACATGGAAAATAAGGATTGGATCAAAAGCTTTCAAGAGGAAGTGGAGGCACCATTCGCTGGGTGGGATTTTGCCAGATTGACTGCGACAGGCAGGATGCAGGATGCACCACTTGGCTGGAACTACGTAAATATCGTGAAAAAGAACATGCATGGGATTCGCTCTATGCTGGAAATGGGAACAGGTGGTGGAGAACTGTTTTCTACGCTTGCGCCGTTCCCTGTGGAGACATATGCGACAGAAGGCTATAAGCCGAATGTAGAGGTGGCGAAAGCCAATCTGGAGCCCTTGGGTGTTCGTGTATTTCCTGTAGATGGCGAAGAGATATTGCCTTTTGAGGATCAGTCACTCGACTTGATTATCAATCGACATGAAGCTTATTTGCCATCTGAAATGAAGCGCCTGTTGAAGCCAGGGGGCACATTTGTTACGCAGCAAGTAGGCGGTCAAGACAATCTCGACCTGAATCGATTGCTGGGCGCTCCGATTCCGCCAGATTACTTGCACTGGAACCTGGACTATGCAGTGAACGAACTGGAGGAAGCTGGTCTTACGATTGTGGAGCAAAGAGAGGAAATGAGCTTTTCACGTTTTTACGACATAGGTGCTATTGTTTACTACTTGAAGGCTATCGAATGGCAGATTCGCGACTTTACTGTAGAAAAGTACGCTGATGCCTTGCTCGATCTGCACCACAAAATTGAAGCGGTTGGGTACATCGATATTCCTACCCATCGATTTCTCATGATTGCCCGACAAAAGTCCTAATTAAATCACTACCGATTGTCGATAAGACTGGTAGGGAGTGTTTAGGAAAAGCACCCTT from the Brevibacillus brevis genome contains:
- a CDS encoding multicopper oxidase family protein, whose amino-acid sequence is MADFEVLAGIHQGLFLVLLIVMLLPTIMANQLVFRPTKRAFISSARITLCFLWSALFVFGGHLVMTWVLFESFGWLYIKDKLLGFLPFIFVPLLCCLLSTFPRLWELAGKGSKDSRQSQVDTEYTRILLQEKNVRPAKAKSPDLDDALDAEWRGDASCPELLVPLQASILGCLIALFLQVFFPAVTLEPSILFLAWGVLLAGVSLLWIRQSWKHQYHSTAENWVKPRRLLRFIRFAAFLLMTAFIATIWGNQAMIASRLPDQPPLEGQNQDDHALPDFAFPVKASAHSIPSTGKLRSVDAPTELKQGNPDRTFSLNAQKTTIHQASGKTVEAWTLNGQYPGPELRIKQGELVEITLLNKDISEGIDIHWHGMQTPASYNRLAKGEKSVYRFRAEQTGTYWYYSHQQIPEQVVNGLFGALVIEPAEVTTTGAAIRDIAMIHHKDEKAGATLNGSHTRKIETIAPGTTVRLRFINAENAPVTYLLQGTPFQVVAIDGTEVNEPNLIANQALQPGAGGRYDIQFTMPNRPVLFAPAANQQDKGLLLSPDGSEDAVPFLDAEVSVFDPARYGSPIALPFDLSSHFDREYQLLIDGQYGFYDGQFKRLSTVNGDLLPETPLMIEEGDLIKLTFVNRSFQNQSMYLHGHHMLILSRDGKKVTGSPWWTDTLQVAPGETYEVAFRANNPGASMEGNLPKGETAFGIAIPLVYEE
- a CDS encoding class I SAM-dependent methyltransferase, with the protein product MENKDWIKSFQEEVEAPFAGWDFARLTATGRMQDAPLGWNYVNIVKKNMHGIRSMLEMGTGGGELFSTLAPFPVETYATEGYKPNVEVAKANLEPLGVRVFPVDGEEILPFEDQSLDLIINRHEAYLPSEMKRLLKPGGTFVTQQVGGQDNLDLNRLLGAPIPPDYLHWNLDYAVNELEEAGLTIVEQREEMSFSRFYDIGAIVYYLKAIEWQIRDFTVEKYADALLDLHHKIEAVGYIDIPTHRFLMIARQKS
- a CDS encoding VWA domain-containing protein, with translation MGINFIQPLFLLLLLLVAYVIISWWRHQKQMPIGRKWTIAAIRSLLFLLLVLALAGTQLLTPVQAKTIVFVVDRSASMKDDPRVLSFLREAIGQKQAADKYAVIAVGAEAAVDQPLTTRQEVQPLGVDVNRNATNLAEGIRLASAMIPTNARGKVVLLTDGLETNGDAARQTRLARERGIAVEAVSLQQPHGDEVVLTSVQVPQRLYAGEEYGITVDVESTIATEATLRLYEGNREAGQQTVQIGKGNNRFVFSQKAMQQGFHRYRVEIEPRQDTVAANNQATAYTQVAGAPVILVAEGHPGAASNLVQALEAGNIKVEVRDLALLPKELEGYKQFASIVLADVPATSMTDADMERMRTAVRDLGIGLIMTGGKDSFGMGGWFQTPIEEALPVHMDLKGKEQLPSLGLQLVIDKSGSMSADARGADKMALAREAAIRATTMMNAQDHIGVIAFDDTPWDVVAPQSVTKLDEIQQQISRIQADGGTDIFPALQLGYERVKAMNTQRKHVILLTDGQSALNDDYEGLLQQMTAENITVSTVALGDDSDRSLLEMIAELGKGRYYFANDAESIPKIFSKETALASRTFIVEKPQVPGYTGVGAWPALKQTLPPVRAYIATTPKQTAESSLMSADDDPILTRWQYGLGRSVAWTSDLEGKWSPDWVAWGGNSRLWNEIVAWTFPQITEGTWKTTTSVNGAKGNVRVTMPAGGSMPQEMEAVVLNQEMKREVIKLKPVAPGVMEGEFETADPGTYMIQISQKNQGRVMASQTTGLTVSYSPEYGIHADGEKELQEWLSTGGGNQITKPEEAFGGTLPDKWDTQSISEWLLMLAALLLPIDIAVRRLQLPDQWWARLSGLWRLRRSTSADSEQQAVLSRLGEKRSATRRIREERTDDQKVVSAPLIHPVGTAGTRVKPATVKNEQAKEKQEKQTQPDETLNRLLAAKNRKKS